TGCTCTTCGTAGCGGATTAGCTCAGACAGGATCTCACCGTCTTTTGCCACCAAGAGAGAACCACCATCAAATACCAACTCATCTTGACCGCCTACTTGGTTAACATAGACGATAGCCGCGTTCGCCTCGCTGGCGCGCTGCTGTAATAGCTCAATGCGTTCGGACTGCTTATTCTGATGGAACGGCGACGCACTAAGATTGATCAACACATCAATCTCGCCCTGCGAATAATCCTCACAGAGGCCCGGATGCCAGATATCTTCACAAATTGAAACACCAAAATTAACACCTAGGAAATCAACCAGCATCAACTCACTGCCGGGCGTGAAATAGCGGTGCTCATCGAACACTTGATAGTTCGGCAATTTCTGCTTGAAGTATTCGCCCACCAACTGGCCACCGTCAAAGAAGCCCGCGGCGTTATAGAGTTTGCCTTCTTCGTGGCGCGGGTAACCCACCACAACGGCAATACCATCCGTAGCCATGGCAATCTCGTCAAGCGAGCGTTCAACACGCGCCTTCAAACTTGGACGCAGCAACAAATCCTCTGGCGGATACCCTGTGAGGGTGAGCTCGGGGAAGATCACTAAATCTGCGCCCTGTGCTTTTGCCTCCGCAATGGTTTGTAGAATTACTAAGGTATTGCCTTCGATAGCCCCTACATGTGGGTTAATCTGTGCCATTGCTAATTTCATGTTGGTTCCTACTTTGGTGTTCCCGTAATGGGCGCTATTGTTCACAATTACCGGCAGAAAGGCAAAGTGTCTTTATACCTACACAATTGTCACTTACACTGATCTATCCGTAACGACATAAAGAGTGCTATGGCTGCTACCAAATTCGCCCTGTCGCAACAGCGATACTTAACGCTAAGAAGCTACAGTATATACCGTCTGCTTCTCGCTATCGCGCTGATCACATTGCTTTGGGCTGACTTAACCCAACAGCTAGTTGGTGATTATGAGAGTGATATCTTTAAGTATAGTGTGTATGCGCTAGGTATCGTTGGGCTGATTGGCCTGAGCGTGATCTTTCGCCCCCCGTTCGATCCAAATAGTCAGGAAATTGTTGGGTGGCTGCTCACTGACACCTGTCTTACCTTCGCGTTCATTTACGCCACCGGTGGTTTGGGGAGTAGTTTGCTGCCGCTTTACCTGGTGATTGTGGTGGTTGGTGCAGTATTACTGCAGGGGCAGTTGGTGTTCCTTATTGCCTCAGTGGCAACCATTAGCCTGCTAGTTGCCGCCGTATCCATTGCCAACAGTACTTCCGAGGCACAATCACTGTTCACCGCAGCCGCTTGGGGATTCGGTCTCTTTCTCATGGCGGGAAGTGTGTCGCTGCTCGCCAAGCGCCTCTACGCCACAATGGAATCTGAAGAAGCGCAATCTTCGCTGATTATCGAACTACAGGCGATCAACAATCGTATCATCGGCCGAATGAATACGGGGGTGATTGTGATTGACCACCTACTTAATGTGAAACAAATTAACCCCGCCGCGAAACGACTTCTGGCCTGTGAAAACGAAGATATTCGCAATCTTAGCGCGCTGAAAGAGGCTGCCGACTGTTTTCATCAATGGCAGGAAAACCCTCATCACTACGCCCGAGAGATAGCCGTTGATGATACGCATGTGGTGAAGCTGAGTTTCGTTGAGCTGGTAGAACAGCAGGAGAGTTTAATATTCATTGAAGATCAGGCGCGTCTGCGCTATCGCGTGGAGCAAATGAAGTTGGCCTCACTTGGCCATTTAACCGCCAGTATTGCGCACGAGATTCGCAATCCTCTGAGTGCTATTAGCTATGCACGAGAATTGCTTTCTCAGGCGCCTGAGCTCACCGACGATTCACGTCACTTCCTGGACATCATTCAGCGTCAGGAACACCGAGTGAACCGTATTGTGAGTAACACCTTCGAACTCTCAAAGCACGATAGCGTCAACAGCGAGCGGATTGACCTGAAGCCCTTCCTTGAAGCGGTCCTTCAAGAACTCCAAGAAATGCACGAATTTCAGAGTGGCGATATCATTTTTGCTGCCAACGAACCCGCATTCACGGTAGAGTTTGACCGCGACCACTTACGCCAAATTACTATGAACTTATTCGAAAACGCGAAGCGCTATGGCAAGCTCCCCATCTCCGTTGAGTATCGAATCCTTGCCGGCGCGCTGTCACTGGATATCTGCGATCAGGGTGAGGCGCTTGACGACTCCACGCAAAAACAGATTTTTGAGCCATTCTTCACATTGTCCGATAAGGGCACGGGCCTAGGTTTGTATATTAGTCGCCAGCTATGCCAAGCTAACCGTGCAAACCTCATGTATAGCAATTACCGAGGGCATTCTCGCTTCAGTATTGTCATGTCAAGTTGGTCTAAGACTGCCGACG
Above is a genomic segment from Umboniibacter marinipuniceus containing:
- a CDS encoding sensor histidine kinase — protein: MAATKFALSQQRYLTLRSYSIYRLLLAIALITLLWADLTQQLVGDYESDIFKYSVYALGIVGLIGLSVIFRPPFDPNSQEIVGWLLTDTCLTFAFIYATGGLGSSLLPLYLVIVVVGAVLLQGQLVFLIASVATISLLVAAVSIANSTSEAQSLFTAAAWGFGLFLMAGSVSLLAKRLYATMESEEAQSSLIIELQAINNRIIGRMNTGVIVIDHLLNVKQINPAAKRLLACENEDIRNLSALKEAADCFHQWQENPHHYAREIAVDDTHVVKLSFVELVEQQESLIFIEDQARLRYRVEQMKLASLGHLTASIAHEIRNPLSAISYARELLSQAPELTDDSRHFLDIIQRQEHRVNRIVSNTFELSKHDSVNSERIDLKPFLEAVLQELQEMHEFQSGDIIFAANEPAFTVEFDRDHLRQITMNLFENAKRYGKLPISVEYRILAGALSLDICDQGEALDDSTQKQIFEPFFTLSDKGTGLGLYISRQLCQANRANLMYSNYRGHSRFSIVMSSWSKTADD